The genome window CCTGTAATACCAATCCGTAGTCGGTGCCCAGGATTCTTCGGTATCCGAAAAGAGCTGCCAGAAATGCCCCCAAACTCAAGACCAGCTCCACTCCCAGATTGGGAAATCCCTGGATACCGCTCAAGCCCTCTGTGCCCCCTAGAACTTTTGTGGCCTCTATGATGCGAACCAGCATCAGGGGAAGAACCAGGGTCACCATGGAGAAATAGATGCCTCGAAGTCTCAACACCGGGGCCAGGAGAATGGTGCAGATACCCCCTCCCAATAGGCTAGCCACCGGAATCGTGAACCACCACGGCCAGCCCCAGGCATGATGTAGTGTCCCGGCCAAGTAGGCTCCTACACCAAAAAAAAGAGCTTGTCCCAGGGAAACCAAACCAGCGCACACCAGAAAATCCCAGCTCATGGCCAGGATCCCGAAGATGGCACTTGTGACAAGCACTTTCTTCCAGTAAACAGGCAGTCCCAAAGCCAGGCAAAACAGCACCAGAAGTGGCACTACTCTGGGACACAGCAGATACAGGAGCTCTCTCCATGAACTGAGGGCAAATATATCCTCTGATCGGGCTTTGATGCCCCTGTCCAAGCGTTCTTTCCTGCCGTGGCGTTGGCCCATGGCCTCCTAATTCCTATTTCAGAGCTGGCTTCCCAAAGAATCCTTGTGGGGTTTTTGGCAC of bacterium contains these proteins:
- a CDS encoding branched-chain amino acid ABC transporter permease, with translation MGQRHGRKERLDRGIKARSEDIFALSSWRELLYLLCPRVVPLLVLFCLALGLPVYWKKVLVTSAIFGILAMSWDFLVCAGLVSLGQALFFGVGAYLAGTLHHAWGWPWWFTIPVASLLGGGICTILLAPVLRLRGIYFSMVTLVLPLMLVRIIEATKVLGGTEGLSGIQGFPNLGVELVLSLGAFLAALFGYRRILGTDYGLVLQGIRDNDRSVISSGINAHWFRAQALFLAGCLGALAGAFMTHAYMFVGMPVFALDYSILPITAAVVGGMGSIAGPALGAFLLVPLSEALRALGALRIVFYGVFLVIFIVGLPEGLFHYLRRKYHQFERWTAVES